Part of the Acidobacteriota bacterium genome, CGCCGGCGACCCCGCCGCGTGGCCGTCATCGAGAAATTGCGCCAGGCTCGCGACCGTCGGGTACTTGAACAACTCGACCAGCGTGAACGGAGTGGTGAACTCGTCCCTCAGCCGCTCGTGCATCTGCACCAGCAACAGCGAATGGCCCCCCAGTTCGAAGAAGTTGCTGAACAGGCCGACCTGGCCGACCTCGAGCACGTCCTGCCAGATGGCGGCAATCTTCTGTTCGGTCGCAGTCGCCGGCGCGACGTCGGCCTCGCGGCCGGCAGCGCCGCGGCCGGGCACCGGAAGCAGCTGGCGGTCGATCGCGCCGTCTGCGCCGACCGGCATTTCCGGCAACCTCCGGTACAGATCGCGGCGGTAACCGTCGAGGTACAACCCATTGGGCTCGCGGCCGAACAGCCGGTCGTACAGCGGCGTGCCGCGGTAGGCGCCCTCGTGATGCAGCGAGTCGTGCGTAAACGCCAGCTGCTCGCCGGACGCCCGAATCAGGCGGCCACGGACGCGGAAGTCGGGATTGAGCCGGTTCTCGCACAATCGGCGCTCGATGCTGGCGACAATGCGGTCGCCGGCCGTCACCTCGACACCAGGATCGAACACCGGCAGGAATACCGGCAACCAGCAGTATTCGTACTGCAGGGTATTGATGACCTCGCCGTCGATGGTGTGCAGATTGAGCCAGACGAGAAACCCATCGAGGCGGGCGTCGCGATCGATCACGAGCTCGATGTCGTGTGACTCTTCGAGCGGGATTGGCCGATTGAAGTCGAGGTCCTCGAAGGTCGCGATGCTGGAGACGAGCCGCGTCTCGTCGACGTTCTTGACACACAATCGGACATCGAACGGCCGGCCGATTTCGTCGAAGATCTTCGGCACGTACGAGCCGGGGACATCGTTGAAGCCGGGATTGCGCAACACCGCGGCCGGCAACGTCGCCGCGGCGATGGTGGTGACGCTTCGCGCCGGGATCATGATGCCGCCGGGCTTGAGGAACCGGCGCGCATCGTTGATCAGGACGGCGGCACCTTCGCAACCGCCAATGGGGCCGACAATCTCGGAGACACAGACGTCGGCGAGCTCCGGCAGCTCGACCTGCGCCGCGTCGCCATGAATCAGCTCAATCGTGTCCTGCAGTCCGAGCTTCGCGACGAGCGCGGTGGCATCGCGAAACGCCTCGTCACCGATCTCGATCGCATACACCTTCCGCGCGCCGGCGTCGACGCAGAACCGGGCGAGGATGGCTTCCTTGCCGGTGCCGATCTCGACGACGACCTTGTCCTTGACCGACCGCTCGATCGCGACCTTGTAGCTGTGATTGCGGCGTTCATCATGCGCAAGCACGTGATACAGCAGGTCGTCGTAGACGAAGTACTCCGCAACCGAGGGCCACAACTCGACCTGCGCCCGGCGCACCGACTCGGGCTCCTGGAGCTGCTGGAACCTCGCCAGGCTGGCGCTCCCGTGGTGGTCGCGGACGGTGAGTCCGGCCAGGGCGTCCACGTCGACTAGCGAAGGCGCGCTGAAACACACCACCGGCTGCAGCAGCGGCATCGGCCGGGTGGCCATTCTCGATCGAACCCTGGGATGCTGCGCATCGAGGCCGATCACGTAGGAATCCGGGCCACATTGCAGTCCCGCCAGCAAGCTGAACAGGCCCTGCCGGATCGACACGGGCTGAAAACCGGACGCGCGGGCCAGCTGCGAGGAATCGCCGGCGGCGCTCTCGGCCTGATGGCTCCACAGCGACCAGGCAAAGGTGTAACACGGCTGCCCGGTGTGGACCCGAAGGTCGTCGGTCATCGCTGTGACTTCGGCGGCCGCCGCCGAAGTCGCGCCCGCGGTGGCGCCGCCAAAGAAGCCCGCGGCCGAGGTGAAGGAGATGAACAACGACGAGGGACGGTTGCGGGCCACCTCACACAGGTGCCGGCAGCTGTCGACCTCGCGAGCAAGCTCGCGCCCGAGGTCGTCCGCCGCCTCGTCCAGCAGGGCGCGCTCGCGATGCAGGCCGGACACGTGGATGATGCCGTCAAGCACGCCGCCGCTGCGCAGCTCGAAGCCGGCGATGCATTGCGGCAACTCGGCCGGCTCTCGATACTGTTCGACGGTGACGCCGGAAGGGACGCTGCTCACGGGCACCTGGTTGCTTCGTGGATCGCCGAGCAACAGCACCTGGGCGCCGTGGCGCGTGGCGAGGTACCGCGCCACCTCGGGACCGACGCCATCGAGGCCGCCGTGAATGACATATCGGCCGCCGTTCGTGAATGGAACCGATCCGCCCAGGCCGTCGATTTGCACCTGCTCGAGGCGCGGCACGAAACGCCCACCGGCGCGCAGGGCGACTTCCTTGTCGGCCGGAGGGAGGCTGAGCTCGTCCGCCACCAGGGCAGCCGTCGACTCGTTGTCAGGAGCATCGACATGGCGGCACACCAGCCATGGGTGCTCGGCGGCAATCGTCTTCACGAGACCGGCGATCGCCGCGCGTCCGGCGACAAAGGCATCGCCGGTCGCGAGCACGCGGGCGCCCGACGTGAGCACGTCCAGTTGGATGATTTCGCCGGGCGCTTTCAACTCTGCCAGCGCGCCGATCAGCGCCAGAAATTCCGTGCTGGCGGCGCTGTCATCGCCACCGCCATGATTCCAGCAGTGAACGATCCGATCGGGAAAGGCCTGCAGGCCGCGTAACCGGGTCAACAGCTGTCGATAGCAGTCGACGTCGGCCGGCGGTAGCGAATAGCGTCCCGGCGACGTTGCACTGAAGGTGTCGGCGCGCTCGACGCGAACCACGGCCGTGCCGGTTGTCGCCATTGCCGCCCCGGCCAACTCGCCGGCGTGGGACCCGCCGGCAAAGAGCAGGGTGTTGGCAAACGCGGGACGGCCGTCGGCCGCCGGCGACTGCTTCGGCCGCCAGGTGGCACGGAAGAACCAGTTCGGCATCGTGTGCTCGTTGGCCATCAGCACGTCGACGCGACGAAGGACGCCGGCAAATTCGTCACGCTCGAACCGCGCGGCCAACTGCGACCGCAGGAGCTTCCCGATTGGCGACTTCGGAATGTCTTCCCTGCTCACCGGCAGCAGGAAATCGGGCTTCAAACCGAGCCGTCGCGCCAGCGTCGCGCGGATTTGGCCAATCAGCTCACGGACGTCGGCATCATCAGTGGCGGGAGTATGAAAGAAGATCGCGACGGCTTCGGCGGCCGCCGGGCTCGGCCGCACCGCGCACGCCGCGCAGAAACTGACGCTGACGCCGGGCACCTCTTCGACCGCGGCCTCGATCTCGCTGTTGTAGAAGTTTGCGCCGTTGACGATCAGGCTTTCCTTGGCACGGCCGGTGATGACGAGTTCGCCGCCAGACAGGAAAGCAAGGTCGCCGCTGTCGAACCAGCCATCGTCCCGAAACACGGCCCGGGTCGCGGCATCGTCCCTGAAGTACCCCGCCGAGACCGCGTCACCGGCAATGTAGAGCTGGCCGATTCGCTGTTCGGGTAACGTGTCGCCGTTCGCGTCGACGATCTTGATCGTGACACCGGGAATCGGCGGTCCCAGGCTGACGAACGGTATGGCGTCCGGGTGGCCGGGCTCGCGCATCACCAGCCCGCCAGACAGCGAATGACGGTCAACGTTGAAGATTCGGCCGGGGATGTCGGCGGTGGGCTGGAAGTACGTGATGCCGGATCCGGTTTCCGCCATCCCGAACGCCGGCCGGATCACGGTCGGCGTCAATCCGTGAGGCGCCAGCAGTTCCCGGAATCTGTCGACGATACTAAGCGAGACGGATTCGCCGGCCGAGAGCAGGGTCGTCAGGCACGACAAGTCCCAGGTCCGATCGTGGGGCTTCTCCAGCGCGCGGTTGACCAGGGAGTACGCAAAATTCGGCGACCAGCTGTGGGTGGCGCGAAAGCGATCGATCAGGTCGAGCCATCGCAGCGGTTTGGCCAGGACGTACTCTTTGGGCGCATACACGAGCGTGCTGCCGGTTGCGACGCAGCGCAGGTGCCAGTCAGAGATGCTGCCGATGTGATCCAGCGGCAGCCAGTTGACCACGACGTCGTCGGAGCCCCAGCCGCACAGCTGGTCGACGCCGGCGGCGCGTTGCAGCACCGAATGGTGGGTGAGCATTACCGACTTGGGCGTGCCGGTGCTTCCGGACGTGAGGCTGAAGAACGCGACGTCGTGAGGCTGAGCGGCGTGGTGCCGATGGTCGGGTTGATGGCGGCGCAGCGACTCGAGCGTGATCAGCCTGGCCGGATCGAGATCGCGTTCCAGTGCGGACGCCGCCTGGCCGGCGGGCACGATCAGCCACGGTCGCCCGATCGCCTCCCACACGCGGCACAGCTGCTGGAACTCGCGGTCGGAGCTGAGGTACGCCTTCGGCACGGCGGCAATGACCGGCACGAAACCGCCGAGGACACATCCCCAGAAGGCCTCGAGAATGTCGTCGTTGCCAACCAATTGCAGGATGACCTTGTCGCCGGGCAAGAGCCCGTGGTCGCGCAGCCCGCCCAGAACCCGCTCGGCGCGCTGTAGCAGGTCCGCGTAACTCAGGGCGCGCGAGCCGGATGCGTCGACGAAGAAGATGCGGTCGCCGGCGACGCGCTGCGCCGTCTGAACCAAGGAGTCGACCAGCGTCGGCGGGACGGCGTAAGCGGGATCGCGCGCGTCACCCGCGCGGAGGGCCAGCGGGAGCGGGCCGCTCCTGGCGGTGGCGGCCGGCTCGTCGAGCCGCCGCATCTGCGTTTGAACGGCCGGCGCCAGCACCGTCTTCCAGTCGGGAAGCACATCCGCCAGGTGCCACCGTTGTTCGGTCGCTTCCCGTGACCCGGCCACGACCGCTGCGCGGCTGACTTCGGGCAGTCGCGACACCGCCGATTCCCACGCCGCCAGCACTGCCTGGCCGACAACTTCAACCTGGTGGAGCGCGTCCCAATCGACCCCGCCCTGATCGGTGAAGGGGATCGTGGATACCGGGATCAGTTCGACGGCGAACGGCACGAGCCTGGTCATCTCGTCCTGAAGCCTGGCGAGCCGATCGAGGTGCAGAGGTCCGCTCGGCACGAGCCACGCTGACAGAACCTGCCCAGCCGACGCGTTGTCGCGTACCGCCACTTCGCAGAGGTCCACGCTGGGATCGCGGAGCAGCGCCGCCCGAACGGCGGCGGCCGCGGTCACGGCTGCCGCGCCCGCATCGGCCTGCGGAAGGTGGAACGGCGGAAGGATCATCGGACGGAAACCCCCAAGTGACGCCAGTGGCTTGCTGGCCACCGGGCGTCGACAGACGTCTGAGAAAGTTGCAGTAGTCGCAGCCCGGGCAAAAAGGCTCGCGTCGCGCTGGTGTTAAATGCGCGCCTTCACGGAGGCGGGCGAAATTACGACTTCACAAACACTACTTCACGGCCCGCGCCGTCAGGAGGCAGTCTGCTGCCCGCTGGCCGGTGCGAGGTACTTGTCGATAATCAGGCGCGAGACCATGACCGCGAACAACGCGAGGCACACGCCGATCGTACCACCCACCAGAACCTGGATGGGTGAATGCTCACGGAGGATCGGCCGCGAATAGCAGATGGCGATGCCCCATGCGAATACCAGGTAGGCAAACCACCATCGTTTGCGTGACAGGTAGCTGAAGGCCATCGCCAGTGCGAACATCGCGTTCATCATGGCGCCGACTGAATGGCCCGACGGGAATCCGTAGTCCGTCATACCCTGCCAGTGGTTGCGAATTCTCGGGTCCATCGCAGTCGCGTTGAACTCAGGCCCAAGGACCTTCTCGAGGTGGGCGCGACGGTCATTGGGGTTGTAGGCGCGCAGCTCGTAGAAGGCGTCAATCGGCATCTGCAGCGACGGGGCGACGGCCGGCTGCGTCGCGAGTTCGACAATCACCGGGCGCGGCTGCCGCGCGAGATCCTTCAGGAGGGACTCCGCGAACATCCAACCTTGCATGGTCCCAAACACCACGACAAAGACGGCGACGAATTCCTTCAGGCGACGGCCCCAGCTGATGCCGGGACGCGCGACCAGGAACAGGATGATGACGGTGGCGGTAAGGGGCGCGACATTGCCGGCGCCACTGAGCGTCAGGTAATAGGCGGCGATCGCGACCGACCCCGTGAGGTCCATCAACGGGGGTCGGTAGGGATTGACGCCGGGCACGACAAACGTCAGGGCGAGCAGCGTCAGCGCGGCGGCAATATAAGGCGCCAGCTGCCGAATCACGACAGACATAGATGAGCTTCCGTGTTTTTGCACCATGGATGAGTTTCTCGGTAACCGGCGGCCGCTGCGGACCGTGTGGTTCGAAGTCGGGCCACGATGAACAGGCGCACGCTAACCGCCCGATTGGATCAAACTCTCATTTTACCGGCAATTACCGGACGGGGCGCGGTCAGGAGCAAGACCGCACCGACCAAGATCGGGGTCAAGAGCAACGAGAACAATAACGTCCCAAAGAATCCCATGGCGCGACGCCTGCCGAAGAACGCTGCGATGAGGCAAAGCACCAGATAGATCGGGATGAGGACGTTCATAGTTCGCTCCGGTCACCTGAACTGGACGGCGATCATGGCCATCGTGTCGGTCGACTGCACTTGCACCACTGGTTGCGCATCGTAACGGATCTTCGCGGCCGGGCCGATCGAGATGTGCGGCGTCAGCTGATAACTGAGGCTGACGTCCCAATTCACCCGGACATCGTTGTTGTTCTCGAGATCGTAAAACAACTCGAGGTTGTGCGAGAGCAGGCCTTTCCTGGCGACTGGTGTCGCGAAGATGTTCCGCAGGTAGATCACCGGGCTTTGCTGATCCACCTCGCCGTTTTCGTTCTCCAAGTCTTCCCATTCGTACCCGATGGCGGCCGACAGGCCGAGCGAGCGCCCGTCGCCCGGCGTGAAGTAACGAGTCAGACCTTGGAGAACTGTCCGGCGGTGGAGCACATGCTTCGGTTCATCCTTCTCCCAGATCGCGGCCGTGACCAGATCCCACGACCTGGCGATGTTGACCATGACCATGTCTGAGACCTTGGCCGTTGTCTGCTTGAAGTTGCCGTCTTGAGATCGCGATTCCTGGAGGACGAAGGACACGCCGACCTGGTTGGTGACCAGGCCCTTTCGCTGCGCAGAGAGAGTGTCAAGCGTGTATTCAAAGCCCGAGATCGAACCGGTCTGGTTCGCGAACGACCCTTGTCCTTCGATGTGGAACAGCCATCCGGGAGGCTGTGGGGTCACTTCGCGTGCATGCTTGAGCCACCACTGGCCGTAGCCGGGCGGCTTGGCGGCGGAATCGGCGGGGGCCCCGGCAGGCTGCCCTTGAGCCGGCGGCGGCGCCGGTTGCTGCGCCGACAGGCCAGCCGACATGGCGGCACAAAGCGCGAGTGCAGACAGAACTCGTCGGGCCACGAGGCGATCGAACCTTCTCTTCATTAATTAACTTCGCTGACGGTACAGAAGACGGGCCCGCATCGCATTGTGCGACGCGGGCCCTGCGATTCTCGAATCGGTCAGGCTCGGGCGACAGCCTTGCCCTTTTCGTACTCGCGCGTAAACACGCTCTTGACCTTGGATGCGTCGAAGTCCAGTAGCGTGCCGCCGCCGGCAAAGTGCATGTCGAACACGCGACCCACCGCGTAGGTGGCCGCGCCGCCCGAGACACCCATCGCCAACACTCCGCCGGCCTGGCCGATGACCGGGATGGCCTTCAGCAAGCTTCCGGCAATTGGCGCCAGCTGCCGCGACACGGCCGTGCCGGTCAACGCGCCGAGCGCAGCCTTGCCCTGGTTCTTGCTGAATGGGATCTCGTAGTGCGACGACAAATCCGCAACCATCTTCAGCTGGATGGCGGCGATGGCGGCAAGGTCAACCAGAGGCACCGGAATGAGTCCAGCACCCGCCGCAGCCAGGGTCCACTTGCGAATGATGGGGTCGGTCGCCGATGCGACGCTTTCGGTCGTCATGCTGTCCTCCAGAGAATTCTTATGATCTTGATCGATGGCGGCGGGCGATTGCCCGCGCGGGGTGTGTCCCGCAGGATTCGCTGGACGCTTCGCCGTAACAACCTTTTCGCGGCGAGACATCTCGGATGCATAGTGGAGTGAATAGCCCAGCAATGTCAAGGTTTTGGTGCACTTCCACCTCGACAATAGAGGGACCTACAGCTCTCAAGCCTTGGTCGAGTTTACCTCCAAGTGTGCTGGAGCTCCACAACCTGGTGCTTGATCAGGGCCGCGGCGGATACAGCCACGCGAGCATGGCGCCCGCGCGTGCCGCCCAGGCGGCTTCGCTGTGCGTCGCGCCCTCGAACTCGGCGTAGTGCAAGTCCACGCCTTCGGCGTATCCCGCCCCCACGAGCGCCGCCTTCAATAACCGCGCATCGTCCAGGCCGCGGCGCCCTTCGGCGGTACCCATGTCCACCCACAGCCGCAACGCGGGCCTGGGCCGGGCCTGGCGCACCGTCTTCAGGACCGCGCGCCGGTCCCACCACACCGACGGCGACAGCACGGCCAGGCGGCTGAACACCTCGGGATGCGTGAAGCCCAGATGCAGCGTCACCAGCCCGCCAAGCGACGAGCCCCCAAGGCCGGTATGGGCGGCATCCGGCAGCGTGCGATAGGTGCGATCGATGAGGGGCTTCACTTCTTCGACGATCAGGCGGCCGTACGCGCCGGCCAGCCCGCCGCCGAGCCGCGCATCCTTCGTGGGGGTGTACTCGTGAATCCGCTCGTCACCGGTGTTGTAGATACCGACGATGATCAACGGGTGGAGCTCGCCGGCCGCGATCAGCCCGGCCGCGGTTTCGCCGACCCGCCAGTGCTCGCCCGGCTGAAAGGCGGTCTCGGGATCGAACAGGTTCTGCCCGTCGTGCATATAAAGCACGGGGTAGCGGCGGCCTGGGTCGCCGGCATAGCCGGGGGGCAGCCAGACCAGCAGGTCGCGGTCGTCGGGCAGGAAGGCGGAATGGAACTGCTCGTGCCGTTGGAGCGTGGCGTTCGGAGGGTGCATCGGGCCGCACGATCAGTATAGGCTTCAGGGTGCATGACCCGCGACCACCATAAGTGGTTTTCCCGCTCGCTGAACCGCGACATGGAGCTGCTGATCTTCGGGCACGATGGCCCGCCGGTCATCGTGTTTCCTTCGTCGCAGGGGGCGTTTTTCGAGTACGAGGACCGGGGGATGGTCGGCGCCCTGGCCGACAAGCTGGAGCACGGCCGGCTACGGTTGTTTTGCGTGTCGTCGGTCGACAGCGAAAGCTGGTACTGCAAGAAGATTCACCCGCGCCACCGGGTCGAGCGGCACCTGCACTACGAGGACTACCTCCTGAACGAGGTCGTGCCGCTCGTGCGTCACCTCACCCGCCACGACAACATCGGCGTGACCGGCTGCAGCTTTGGCGCCTATCACGCCATGGCGCTGGCGCTGCGGCACCCGTATACGTTCACGTCGTGCATCACCATGGGCGGCGCCTTCGACATCACCCAGTTTCTCGACGGCTACCACGACGAGGACTGCTACTTCCTCAACCCGCCGGCCTTCCTGCCGGGGCTGTCGGATCCGTACTACCTGGATCAGTTCCGGCGCAACAAGTGGGTGATCGTCACCGGCGACCACGACATCTGCCGGGCCCCCAACGAACAGTTCGCGGCGATCCTGCGCGCCAAGGGCATCCCGCACGCCCTGCACGTGTGGAACGATTCCAAACACGACTGGCCGTACTGGCGCCCGATGGCCGCGGCGTATGTTCCTTGACGGGAGTCGGGAGTCGGGAGTCGGGGGTCGGGGGTCGGGAGACGGGAGTCGGGAGTCGGGAGTCGGGAGTCGGGCCCGCCTCCGCTCGGCTCAAGACGACGAGCTACGGCGAGGTCTCGCCGAAGCGGCCCTTGGCCGCGGAGGCGGAAGTCGGGAGTAAGCTAGTGCCCATGGTCGTCAGATTTCGACTCCCGGTTACCGGTTCCCGACTCCCGGCAGGTCTTTTATGAAGAAGATTGGCATCCTGTTCGGAATGGAGAACACGTTCCCCGCGGCGCTCGTCGAGCGCATCACGGCCATGAACGTGGCCGGCGTGTCGGCGGAGTTCGTGCAGATCGCCGACGTGCGCATGGCCGAGCCCTGCGGCTACGACGTCATTGTCGATCGCATCTCGCACGACATCCCGTACTACCGCTCGTACCTGAAGAACGCGGCGCTTTGTGGCGCGCGGATTATCAACAACCCGTTCTGGTGGAGCGCCGACGACAAGTTCTTCAACTACGCGCTGGCCACCAAGCTCGGGGTCGCCATTCCGCCGACCATCCTGTTGCCGCACAAGGAGCACCCGACCGGCACCACCGAGCGGTCGATGCGCAACCTCAAGTACCCGCTCGACTGGGACGCGATCTTCGACTACGTCGGGTTTCCGGCGTTCCTGAAGCCGTTTGACGGCGGCGGCTGGCGCGACGTCTACAAGATCAACAACCGCGAGGAGTTCTTCGCGGCCTACGACCAGACCAGAACCCTGTGCATGACGCTGCAGCGCGGCGTTGACTTCAAGGAGTACTTCCGCTGTTACGTGGTCGGTCAGGAACACGTCCGCATCATGCCCTACGACCCGCGGCTGCCCTTCCACGAGCGCTACGTGAAGAACCCGCCGGAGTACCCGAAGGCGCTAATCGAGCGGGTCGAGCGCGATGCCCGCACGCTGTGCCGGGCACTCGGCTACGATCTCAACACCGTCGAGTTCGCCGTCGAGGACGGCGTGCCCTACGCCATCGACTTCATGAACCCGGCGCCCGATGCGGATCTGCACTCGGTGGGCCAGGCCAACTTCGACTGGATTGTGAACGCGGTGGCCGACCTGGCCGTGAAGCAGGCCGCCGAACCCGCACCCCCGGCGAGCTACCGGTGGGATGCACTCCTGAAAGGTTCAGGGGGGTTCTGAATGGTTCAGGACTGTTCCTTCCCCGAACCACCCCGAACCTCACGAACCTCCCCGAACCTCCCTGAACCTCTATGAAGCCGTCCTTTTCCATCGGCATCGAAGAGGAATACCAGACCATCGATCCGGTCACCTACGACCTGCGATCGCACATCAACGCCGAGATCATCGCCAAGGGCAAGCGGCAGCTCGACGAGCGGATCAAGGCCGAGATGCACCAGTCGGTGGTCGAAGTCGGCACCGGGGTCTGCCGCAACATGCAGGAGGCGCGCGCCGACATCGTCAACCTGCGGCGCGCCATGGTGAACCTGGCCCGGGACAACGGCCTGCTGCTGTGCGCCGGCGCCACGCATCCGTTCGCCGACTGGCGCGCCCAGGACATCTATCCGGACGAGCGCTACCGCCAGGTCGTTGAAGACATGCAGCTCGTCGCCCGCTCGAACCTGATCTTCGGGCTGCACGTGCACATCGGCATCGAAG contains:
- a CDS encoding alpha/beta hydrolase-fold protein — encoded protein: MTRDHHKWFSRSLNRDMELLIFGHDGPPVIVFPSSQGAFFEYEDRGMVGALADKLEHGRLRLFCVSSVDSESWYCKKIHPRHRVERHLHYEDYLLNEVVPLVRHLTRHDNIGVTGCSFGAYHAMALALRHPYTFTSCITMGGAFDITQFLDGYHDEDCYFLNPPAFLPGLSDPYYLDQFRRNKWVIVTGDHDICRAPNEQFAAILRAKGIPHALHVWNDSKHDWPYWRPMAAAYVP
- a CDS encoding DUF481 domain-containing protein is translated as MARRVLSALALCAAMSAGLSAQQPAPPPAQGQPAGAPADSAAKPPGYGQWWLKHAREVTPQPPGWLFHIEGQGSFANQTGSISGFEYTLDTLSAQRKGLVTNQVGVSFVLQESRSQDGNFKQTTAKVSDMVMVNIARSWDLVTAAIWEKDEPKHVLHRRTVLQGLTRYFTPGDGRSLGLSAAIGYEWEDLENENGEVDQQSPVIYLRNIFATPVARKGLLSHNLELFYDLENNNDVRVNWDVSLSYQLTPHISIGPAAKIRYDAQPVVQVQSTDTMAMIAVQFR
- a CDS encoding DUF697 domain-containing protein, producing MTTESVASATDPIIRKWTLAAAGAGLIPVPLVDLAAIAAIQLKMVADLSSHYEIPFSKNQGKAALGALTGTAVSRQLAPIAGSLLKAIPVIGQAGGVLAMGVSGGAATYAVGRVFDMHFAGGGTLLDFDASKVKSVFTREYEKGKAVARA
- a CDS encoding phosphatase PAP2 family protein translates to MSVVIRQLAPYIAAALTLLALTFVVPGVNPYRPPLMDLTGSVAIAAYYLTLSGAGNVAPLTATVIILFLVARPGISWGRRLKEFVAVFVVVFGTMQGWMFAESLLKDLARQPRPVIVELATQPAVAPSLQMPIDAFYELRAYNPNDRRAHLEKVLGPEFNATAMDPRIRNHWQGMTDYGFPSGHSVGAMMNAMFALAMAFSYLSRKRWWFAYLVFAWGIAICYSRPILREHSPIQVLVGGTIGVCLALFAVMVSRLIIDKYLAPASGQQTAS
- a CDS encoding alpha/beta hydrolase-fold protein, whose amino-acid sequence is MHPPNATLQRHEQFHSAFLPDDRDLLVWLPPGYAGDPGRRYPVLYMHDGQNLFDPETAFQPGEHWRVGETAAGLIAAGELHPLIIVGIYNTGDERIHEYTPTKDARLGGGLAGAYGRLIVEEVKPLIDRTYRTLPDAAHTGLGGSSLGGLVTLHLGFTHPEVFSRLAVLSPSVWWDRRAVLKTVRQARPRPALRLWVDMGTAEGRRGLDDARLLKAALVGAGYAEGVDLHYAEFEGATHSEAAWAARAGAMLAWLYPPRP